In the genome of Populus trichocarpa isolate Nisqually-1 chromosome 6, P.trichocarpa_v4.1, whole genome shotgun sequence, one region contains:
- the LOC7489157 gene encoding uncharacterized protein LOC7489157, giving the protein MSKNNKKRVAVNSHQSQFVDEGAINRVKYQNLLEDFLELQKDFVSKKRKLRTVEQKREILSAEVRFLRQRHEFFMKMQSGNLVQSLVPEKDPCMEDLVPKISSPVEDLVPGKYSSMPYQGKFVGKPLSE; this is encoded by the exons ATGTcgaagaataataagaaaaggGTTGCTGTGAATTctcatcaatctcaatttgttGATGAGGGAGCAATAAATAGAGTGAAATATCAAAACCTACTGGAGGATTTCTTGGAATTGCAAAAG gattttgtttcaaagaagagaaaattgcGAACAGTTGAGCAGAAAAGAGAGATTCTTTCGGCTGAAGTTAG atttttaagacAGCGGCAtgaattttttatgaagatGCAATCGGGTAACCTGGTGCAAAGTCTTGTTCCAGAGAAAGATCCATGCATGGAAGATCTTGTTCCTAAGATATCTTCACCTGTAGAAGATCTAGTTCCTGGGAAATATTCATCTATGCCATATCAAGGGAAGTTTGTTGGGAAGCCATTGAGTGAATAA
- the LOC7468692 gene encoding probable protein phosphatase 2C 60 isoform X1, with protein sequence MFFNCCGPNYYPVMGIYLSSPKTEKFSEDGQNGRLRYGLSSMQGWRATMEDAHAAITDLDATTSFFGVYDGHGGKVVAKFCAKFLHQQVLKNEAYAAGDIGTSVQKAFFRMDEMMCGQRGWRELASLGDKINKFTGMIEGLIWSPRCGDSNEQLDDWAFEEGPHSNFSGPTSGCTACVGIIRNNQLIVANAGDSRCVISRKGQAYNLSRDHKPDLEAEKERILKAGGFIHAGRVNGSLNLARAIGDVEFKQNKFLPVEKQIVTANPDINIVELCDDDDFLVLACDGIWDCMSSQQLVDFIHEQLQVENKLSAVCERVLDRCLAPSIIGGEGCDNMTMIVVQFKKPIGSTASADEQSSQSEPAVAESKPVES encoded by the exons atgttttttaacTGCTGTGGTCCAAATTACTATCCGG TGATGGGGATATACCTCAGTTCTCCGAAGACGGAGAAATTCTCAGAGGATGGCCAGAATGGTAGGCTTAGATACGGTTTATCATCTATGCAAGGTTGGCGTGCAACCATGGAAGATGCG cATGCTGCAATAACCGATTTGGATGCTACCACTTCATTCTTTGGTGTTTATGATGGCCATGGAG GTAAAGTAGTTGCGAAATTCTGTGCCAAGTTTCTCCATCAGCAGGTTCTCAAGAATGAAGCATATGCAGCAGGAGATATTGGAACTTCTGTCCAGAAAGCATTTTTCAG AATGGACGAGATGATGTGTGGCCAGAGAGGTTGGAGGGAATTGGCATCTTTGGgtgataaaataaacaagtttactGGCATGATAGAAGGGTTGATATGGTCTCCAAGGTGTGGTGATAGCAATGAACAACTTgatgattgggcctttgaagAG GGTCCTCACTCTAACTTCTCTGGACCAACTTCTGGTTGCACAGCCTGTGTTGGGATTATTAGAAACAATCAACTCATTGTTGCGAATGCTGGTGATTCTCGATGTGTGATATCTAGAAAGGGCCAG GCATACAATTTGTCTAGAGATCACAAACCTGATCTTGAGGCTGAGAAAGAAAGGATTTTAAAAGCTGGTGGTTTCATACATGCAGGACGGGTCAATGGCAGTTTAAATCTTGCGAGGGCTATAG GTGATGTGGAATTCAAGCAGAATAAGTTTTTGCCTGTTGAAAAGCAAATTGTGACAGCCAATCCAGATATAAACATT GTCGAGCTCTGTGATGATGATGACTTTCTTGTGCTGGCATGTGATGGAATATG gGATTGCATGTCAAGCCAGCAACTAGTAGATTTTATTCATGAACAACTTCAAGTG GAAAACAAGCTCTCTGCAGTGTGTGAGAGAGTCCTTGATAGGTGTTTGGCGCCATCAATAATAGGTGGCGAGGGATGTGACAATATGACCATGATCGTGGTACAGTTCAAGAAACCTATCGGGTCCACTGCCTCCGCAGACGAGCAATCCTCACAATCTGAACCTGCTGTTGCTGAATCTAAACCAGTGGAAAGTTAA
- the LOC7468692 gene encoding probable protein phosphatase 2C 60 isoform X2, with protein sequence MGIYLSSPKTEKFSEDGQNGRLRYGLSSMQGWRATMEDAHAAITDLDATTSFFGVYDGHGGKVVAKFCAKFLHQQVLKNEAYAAGDIGTSVQKAFFRMDEMMCGQRGWRELASLGDKINKFTGMIEGLIWSPRCGDSNEQLDDWAFEEGPHSNFSGPTSGCTACVGIIRNNQLIVANAGDSRCVISRKGQAYNLSRDHKPDLEAEKERILKAGGFIHAGRVNGSLNLARAIGDVEFKQNKFLPVEKQIVTANPDINIVELCDDDDFLVLACDGIWDCMSSQQLVDFIHEQLQVENKLSAVCERVLDRCLAPSIIGGEGCDNMTMIVVQFKKPIGSTASADEQSSQSEPAVAESKPVES encoded by the exons ATGGGGATATACCTCAGTTCTCCGAAGACGGAGAAATTCTCAGAGGATGGCCAGAATGGTAGGCTTAGATACGGTTTATCATCTATGCAAGGTTGGCGTGCAACCATGGAAGATGCG cATGCTGCAATAACCGATTTGGATGCTACCACTTCATTCTTTGGTGTTTATGATGGCCATGGAG GTAAAGTAGTTGCGAAATTCTGTGCCAAGTTTCTCCATCAGCAGGTTCTCAAGAATGAAGCATATGCAGCAGGAGATATTGGAACTTCTGTCCAGAAAGCATTTTTCAG AATGGACGAGATGATGTGTGGCCAGAGAGGTTGGAGGGAATTGGCATCTTTGGgtgataaaataaacaagtttactGGCATGATAGAAGGGTTGATATGGTCTCCAAGGTGTGGTGATAGCAATGAACAACTTgatgattgggcctttgaagAG GGTCCTCACTCTAACTTCTCTGGACCAACTTCTGGTTGCACAGCCTGTGTTGGGATTATTAGAAACAATCAACTCATTGTTGCGAATGCTGGTGATTCTCGATGTGTGATATCTAGAAAGGGCCAG GCATACAATTTGTCTAGAGATCACAAACCTGATCTTGAGGCTGAGAAAGAAAGGATTTTAAAAGCTGGTGGTTTCATACATGCAGGACGGGTCAATGGCAGTTTAAATCTTGCGAGGGCTATAG GTGATGTGGAATTCAAGCAGAATAAGTTTTTGCCTGTTGAAAAGCAAATTGTGACAGCCAATCCAGATATAAACATT GTCGAGCTCTGTGATGATGATGACTTTCTTGTGCTGGCATGTGATGGAATATG gGATTGCATGTCAAGCCAGCAACTAGTAGATTTTATTCATGAACAACTTCAAGTG GAAAACAAGCTCTCTGCAGTGTGTGAGAGAGTCCTTGATAGGTGTTTGGCGCCATCAATAATAGGTGGCGAGGGATGTGACAATATGACCATGATCGTGGTACAGTTCAAGAAACCTATCGGGTCCACTGCCTCCGCAGACGAGCAATCCTCACAATCTGAACCTGCTGTTGCTGAATCTAAACCAGTGGAAAGTTAA